From one Humulus lupulus chromosome 8, drHumLupu1.1, whole genome shotgun sequence genomic stretch:
- the LOC133796269 gene encoding uncharacterized protein LOC133796269, whose protein sequence is MVRQFDGWSFYKGTANEGRILLVWQCSILSVEVLQDSDQYIHAYVKELRSSREFCVTFVYGRNTIQERIQLWNDLSCLTFPVTPWLVAGDINSVFEFDDRLGGRTVSVAEMADAQRWKSMGLVDELRSIGSHYTWTNNQADGAQIFSKLDRILKNEDWMDLFPDSIALIKWDIIYDHCFCIVKAMSDVNTGFKSFRFFNMWTEHEGFKDADMQSWNKSISAHGLPKRLTAEFQTEEQNSFENLVQQTRYYDSYLRQRSKVNWLRFGDDDIAYFHACLKQRKESNRITSFFTDAGQINEKFEDVVAHLELTKPFTKKDVKNAMFSISSIKSLSPDGYGSRFFKVMWKEIGDDISDAILGFFHQGSLPKGLNNAMLSLIPKIEYDPSFDNPPKSRSFC, encoded by the exons ATGGTTAGACAATTTGATGGATGGAGCTTTTATAAAGGGACTGCTAATGAGGGTAGAATTTTGTTGGTATGGCAGTGTAGTATTTTGTCAGTGGAAGTTTTGCAAGATAGTGACCAATATATACATGCTTATGTTAAAGAGTTACGTTCGAGTAGGGAATTCTGTGTGACATTTGTGTATGGTAGAAACACGATTCAGGAGAGGATTCAGTTATGGAATGACTTATCTTGTCTGACCTTCCCAGTTACACCATGGCTAGTGGCAGGGGACATTAACTCAGTGTTTGAGTTTGATGATAGGCTAGGAGGTCGTACTGTTTCTGTTGCAGAAATGGCAGATGCTCAAAGGTGGAAATCTATGGGATTGGTTGATGAGCTTCGGTCTATTGGTTCTCATTACACTTGGACCAATAACCAAGCTGATGGGGCTCAAATTTTCTCTAAATTGGACCGTATTCTTAAGAATGAAGATTGGATGGATCTCTTTCCTGATTCGATAGCTTTAATAAAATGGGATAtaatatatgatcattgtttTTGTATTGTTAAGGCAATGTCAGATGTGAACACTGGTTTTAAATCTTTTCGGTTCTTCAACATGTGGACAGAGCATGAAGGTTTCAAAGATGCAGATATGCAGAGTTGGAACAAGTCTATATCTGCTCATGG ATTGCCAAAGAGGCTTACAGCTGAGTTTCAAACTGAGGAGCAGAATTCTTTTGAAAACTTGGTTCAGCAAACCAGATACTATGATAGTTATCTTCGGCAGAGGAGCAAAGTCAACTGGCTTAGGTTTGGAGATGATGATATAGCCTATTTTCATGCTTGTTTGAAACAAAGAAAGGAGTCAAATCGAATAACTTCATTTTTTACTGATGCTGGACAGATTAATGAGAAGTTTGAGGATGTAGTGGCTCAC CTGGAATTAACAAAGCCTTTCACTAAGAAGGATGTTAAAAATGCTATGTTCAGTATTAGTTCAATTAAGAGCCTGAGTCCAGATGGATATGGTTCGAGATTTTTCAAAGTAATGTGGAAAGAGATAGGAGATGATATTTCAGATGCTATTTTGGGTTTCTTTCATCAGGGATCATTGCCTAAAGGCCTCAATAATGCAATGCTTTCTTTGATTCCAAAG ATTGAATATGATCCTTCCTTTGATAATCCACCAAAATCAAGGAGCTTTTGTTAG